GCTGCTCCTCTGGCCGCAGTATGCCTATGTACGGCAGGTTCCGGTACTCCTCGCGGTAGTCCAACCCGTACCCCACCACGAACTCATCGGGAATATCAACGCCCACGTACTTCACGGACACGTCCACCAGCCGCCGTATCTTCTTGTCCAGCAACGAGCATATCTCGAGGCTGGCGGGCTTCTGCTTCAGCAGATGGCCGCGAATGAAGTTCAGCGTCATCCCCGTGTCAATGATGTCTTCCACCAGAAGCACATGCTTGCCGTTGATGCTCTTGTCCAGCTCTTTGGTCACGCGGATGCCGCCGGGAGCGCCTGCCCCGTAATACGAGATAGCCAGGAACTCCACCGACACCGGGATGGTGATGTGCCGGAGCAGGTCGGCCATGAAACACAGCACGCCCTTCAGCACGCCCACCAGCACTATTCGCCGCCCCACGTAGTCCAGCGAAATCCGCCTGCCCAGCTCCGCGACCCGCTTCTGTATCTCCTCCGCTGACAGGAGCACGCGCTCCACTCCCTCCACAGGCGCTTTCCCCAGCGGCCCGTAGCCGTACTTGGCCAGAAGCCGATGGTAGTCCCGCTTGTAGAGCAGCTTGATGCTGACGTCCGGGTACAGCTCCTTCAGCCGCCGGATCTTGCGGTTCTTCTCCGTGACCAGGCTCTGCTTCAGCGTGGTGAGCTCCACGTAGAGGTCAAGGTCAACGAGATAGAAGTCCGGCGTCTGCATCTCGGTGACGCGCTCGCCTTCCCAGTGCAGAGGGAACGAGCGCGGCTCGTACTCCCACCGGATGCCGTAGTAGTCCATCAGCTTTGCGAACTCCGCCTCGCTGGGATGGGCGAAGGTCTTCCGGAGCGGCGCGGCGATGGGCGTGGGGTGCTGGGGGTGCTGCTCGCTGGACCGGTGCTCCGCAGACGGCTGCGACGCCGCTGGCGCCAGGGGCGTCGCCCCGGCCTCGCCGGG
This portion of the Dehalococcoidia bacterium genome encodes:
- the hpt gene encoding hypoxanthine phosphoribosyltransferase, with the translated sequence MQEETERQAESSSQDIQGPGEGRQPAQPREAAAPPPAASAGPEGQPPVTSAAGPGATPSGKTPVRRRRRRRGGARKKPAAEGMAPTGAAPSVGALAPPVAGAPQEPAPAAAPASGELPVLRRRHTRGGRGRRRPGEAGATPLAPAASQPSAEHRSSEQHPQHPTPIAAPLRKTFAHPSEAEFAKLMDYYGIRWEYEPRSFPLHWEGERVTEMQTPDFYLVDLDLYVELTTLKQSLVTEKNRKIRRLKELYPDVSIKLLYKRDYHRLLAKYGYGPLGKAPVEGVERVLLSAEEIQKRVAELGRRISLDYVGRRIVLVGVLKGVLCFMADLLRHITIPVSVEFLAISYYGAGAPGGIRVTKELDKSINGKHVLLVEDIIDTGMTLNFIRGHLLKQKPASLEICSLLDKKIRRLVDVSVKYVGVDIPDEFVVGYGLDYREEYRNLPYIGILRPEEQPETETTE